TTTCAGTTGATAGTTGTTTTTTTGGGGATAATATGTCTCTACGACATAAGCATACCCTTTAATATTATGGGTATTTTCTTCTTCTGTACTAGGTTTTCTTATTTCAAAAGAGCGGAAATAAAGATAGTTATGAGGATATATATAAAAAGTTCCTAAATTTTGAGGATTTCTGTCAAATGTAAAAGTAGTAGTTATTACATCTTGGGTATAAATAAAAGGACTTTCATCTAAATCATCTTTAGCAAAGGATAAAGCTAAATCTTCCTGTTCTTTTATGTTTTGTATCAACCGCAGCCCTTCATTATATTTCACATTATCCAAATGTTTTCTATATACTGTAACTCCGCATAATGAAAGAATAGAAATGATGACTGTAGTTATTATAACTTCTACTAAAGTAAAAGCTTTAATATTTATCATTAATACCTCATTCATATCAACAAAACAGCCCTTTGCGCGCTATGCTGCAAAGGGCTGTTTGATTTAAATCAATTAATCTAGATTACTCGCATATGTTGCCACTTGTCCGTCTTCCACAGCTAACAGAGTCAAACTTATACCATTTGCGGCACCGTCAGTAAGTCCTGTAACGGATGCTGTAAATGATTTTACATTGCTCACCTCATCTGTTGTAACAATATATTGACTGAAGTATTTATTAGATCTTGCGTCAACATCAAGCTCTTTTACATAGCCTGTTGCCGTAGTAATTTCAAAATATTGACCAAATTCAGCATAATATACTTTTTCCGACGTTACGATTGCACCTAAGAGTGCTTTAGCTTCAGTGGCTATAGCTTTCTTTGTATATCCTCTGTAAATAGGTACTGCAACGATTGATAAAATACCGACAATAACGATAACAATAATCAACTCTACAAGCGTAAAACCTTTTGATTTTTTCATGTGTTTCTCCTTTTTTATTTTTTACTTCTTAACTAGATTAAAGATTCACCCCCTTTACTAGTATATATTTGTATGATGAGTATATAATAATACTACAGAAATTGCAATACTTTTTTCCCATACCAGGTTCAACCTTGCTATGTAATATTTGCCATTGTTTGCGAAAGCAACTCTCAAATATACGTTATTGTTTATTATTGTCGTTAAGTTTTAAAAATAAAGGGAGTCCAGTATCGTTTTCTCTTTGTGGGAAAGAATCACTTACGACATAGAAACAAAATGAAATTGTAGTGATGATAAACAAAGGTAATTTTAAAACAAGCATTTATACCCTTTTTTCGATTTTCAAAGATGTGAAAATGAATTGTTTTGCAGCTCTTTTTTGTAGGCTTGTAAAGCATGAGGGAAAACTTCTAAAACTTTTTCTATCACCCCATGCATAACCGATATAGCAATGCCATAATTTGTCATAGGTACATTTTTGACGGCTGCTTTATTTAATCTTGCCAGCATGCCTTTTCTATTTAAAGTACAGCCTCCGCAGTGTATTACAACTCTATATTTATCCAAATCGTC
This DNA window, taken from Candidatus Endomicrobium procryptotermitis, encodes the following:
- a CDS encoding prepilin-type N-terminal cleavage/methylation domain-containing protein, yielding MINIKAFTLVEVIITTVIISILSLCGVTVYRKHLDNVKYNEGLRLIQNIKEQEDLALSFAKDDLDESPFIYTQDVITTTFTFDRNPQNLGTFYIYPHNYLYFRSFEIRKPSTEEENTHNIKGYAYVVETYYPQKNNYQLKMKLIGSSEGSYEIVKERR